The following are from one region of the Sandaracinus amylolyticus genome:
- a CDS encoding universal stress protein — protein MLQIRRILVPTDFSDAADQALRYAVDLASKLGAEVHLVHAWQLSAYASPTSDLAKGMERDLSRDLAAVAQRYGSHGVTMHRHLRMGVPYVEIVEATKDLDCDLVVIGTTGKTGLEHFLLGSVAERIVRTSEKPVLTVRYKSAAP, from the coding sequence ATGCTCCAGATCCGACGAATCCTGGTCCCCACCGACTTCTCCGACGCGGCCGATCAGGCGCTGCGTTATGCGGTCGATCTCGCGTCCAAGCTCGGCGCGGAGGTCCACCTCGTGCACGCGTGGCAGCTCTCCGCGTACGCGTCACCGACCTCCGATCTCGCGAAGGGGATGGAGCGCGATCTCTCGCGCGACCTCGCGGCGGTCGCCCAGCGTTACGGCTCGCACGGCGTGACGATGCACCGGCACCTCCGCATGGGCGTGCCCTACGTGGAGATCGTCGAGGCCACGAAGGACCTCGACTGCGACCTCGTGGTCATCGGCACGACCGGCAAGACGGGCCTCGAGCACTTCCTGCTGGGCAGCGTCGCGGAGCGGATCGTGCGCACCAGCGAGAAGCCGGTGCTGACCGTGCGCTACAAGTCCGCCGCGCCCTGA
- a CDS encoding universal stress protein has product MPAIHRVLVPVDFSESSERAADYAVALARQLGAGVHFLHAWQMPVYAFPDGAVILGPDVVAQITTELQRSLDALVERHKEPELSVEGHLKQGLPDREIVRAAGELGCELIVMGTHGRTGLPHLFLGSVAERVVRTSNVPVLTVPPDRTKHK; this is encoded by the coding sequence ATGCCCGCCATCCACCGCGTCCTGGTCCCGGTCGACTTCTCGGAGAGCTCGGAGCGAGCTGCCGACTACGCCGTCGCGCTCGCGCGGCAGCTCGGGGCGGGCGTCCACTTCCTCCACGCCTGGCAGATGCCGGTCTACGCGTTCCCCGACGGAGCCGTGATCCTCGGGCCCGACGTGGTCGCGCAGATCACGACCGAGCTGCAGCGCTCGCTGGACGCGCTCGTCGAGCGACACAAGGAGCCGGAGCTCTCGGTCGAGGGGCACCTCAAGCAGGGCCTGCCGGATCGTGAGATCGTGCGCGCGGCCGGCGAGCTCGGGTGCGAGCTGATCGTGATGGGCACCCACGGTCGCACCGGGCTACCGCACCTGTTCCTCGGCAGCGTCGCGGAGCGGGTGGTGCGCACGTCGAACGTGCCGGTGCTCACCGTCCCGCCGGACCGCACGAAGCACAAGTGA
- a CDS encoding sensor histidine kinase: MAATSDMLRELFDYVGFDEEDAKWLVRMGPAVRPAFPHIVDEFYRTIDDNAGARAVFTGGPAQRARLHASMHAWLEGVVSGIYDDSYFEQRARIGRMHVRIDLDQRYMMAAMNVIRRGLHDALRAAQWPADEAIRGHDALDKICDIELAVMLETYRESYMEKQRANERLATIGQLAASIGHELRNPLAVMETSLHLAERRNADDKAARHLHRIREQLAISGAIISDLLEMARDRAPDRRAVDVRALVDEALGAVPRPDQVRVEVSIEEGLPRASVDPTQLRQVVVNLVLNATQAIAAAKREGVVKVEARRTGDELELVIEDDGPGLSTEAVRRLFEPLFTTRATGVGLGLPLCRRIIEKHGGTIRGYNRGQPDAPEGARFEIRLPGALAAAGSPS; this comes from the coding sequence GTGGCCGCCACGTCCGACATGTTGCGCGAGCTCTTCGACTACGTCGGCTTCGACGAGGAGGACGCGAAGTGGCTGGTGCGCATGGGCCCCGCGGTGCGCCCCGCCTTCCCGCACATCGTCGACGAGTTCTACCGGACCATCGACGACAACGCGGGCGCCCGCGCGGTGTTCACCGGAGGCCCCGCGCAGCGCGCGCGGCTCCACGCGAGCATGCACGCGTGGCTCGAGGGCGTCGTCTCGGGGATCTACGACGACTCGTACTTCGAGCAGCGCGCGCGCATCGGTCGCATGCACGTCCGCATCGATCTCGACCAGCGCTACATGATGGCGGCGATGAACGTCATCCGGCGCGGTCTGCACGACGCGCTTCGCGCCGCGCAGTGGCCCGCCGACGAGGCGATCCGCGGCCACGACGCGCTCGACAAGATCTGCGACATCGAGCTCGCCGTGATGCTCGAGACCTACCGCGAGAGCTACATGGAGAAGCAGCGCGCGAACGAGCGCCTCGCGACCATCGGCCAGCTCGCGGCCTCGATCGGCCACGAGCTGCGCAACCCGCTCGCGGTGATGGAGACCTCGCTGCACCTCGCGGAGCGCCGCAACGCCGACGACAAGGCCGCGCGCCACCTGCACCGCATCCGCGAGCAGCTCGCGATCTCGGGCGCGATCATCTCGGACCTGCTCGAGATGGCGCGCGATCGTGCGCCCGATCGCCGCGCGGTCGACGTGCGCGCGCTGGTCGACGAGGCGCTGGGCGCGGTCCCGCGGCCCGATCAGGTGCGCGTCGAGGTGTCGATCGAGGAGGGCCTGCCGCGGGCGAGCGTCGACCCGACGCAGCTGCGGCAGGTGGTGGTGAACCTCGTGCTCAACGCGACGCAGGCGATCGCGGCGGCGAAGCGCGAAGGTGTGGTGAAGGTCGAGGCGCGCCGCACGGGCGACGAGCTCGAGCTGGTGATCGAGGACGACGGGCCGGGCCTGTCCACCGAGGCGGTGCGCCGCCTCTTCGAGCCGCTCTTCACGACGCGCGCGACCGGCGTGGGCCTCGGACTGCCGCTGTGCCGGCGGATCATCGAGAAGCACGGAGGCACGATCCGCGGCTACAATCGCGGGCAGCCGGACGCGCCCGAGGGGGCGCGCTTCGAGATCCGCCTTCCCGGGGCGCTCGCCGCGGCGGGCTCTCCATCGTGA
- a CDS encoding TolC family protein — translation MPRSLLALVVILLACPTAAHAQSISFDEALALGEDAPDVRGAERALESRARRDREISDITSATELHLVPGIRVLREQDRGFEGSVGVVQGWSLAGLGGARRRAAEDERAVIAAERRALALERRIGAARAWIELSVLERQLALAIEERDIARELEERARRAADVGVITVPDASEVSAFHGETQLAALAAEGARLAGALALANAMAAPAEETMHTTGDAPSPELPGHDELEARLSDFEGLPRVERARLAAIAARAREAERAAAVGPTMQTGLQVYRESPDGLMIFGQLSFGIPLVDLGARERSLALEEAERADAALETEELEARRRAVEIAHEVDHTRRAEQTLRDVVVPALEALVSSREAQMRAGETTTMLLLDARRRSLAARSRLVQMEGARRWAEVRAWLMLATRARAERVEER, via the coding sequence ATGCCGCGCTCGCTCCTCGCGCTCGTCGTGATCCTGCTCGCGTGCCCAACTGCGGCGCACGCGCAGTCGATCTCGTTCGACGAGGCGCTCGCGCTCGGCGAGGACGCGCCCGACGTGCGGGGCGCGGAGCGCGCGCTCGAGTCGCGTGCCCGCCGCGATCGCGAGATCTCGGACATCACCAGCGCGACGGAGCTGCACCTCGTGCCGGGCATCCGCGTGCTCCGCGAGCAGGATCGCGGGTTCGAGGGATCGGTCGGCGTGGTCCAGGGCTGGAGCCTCGCCGGGCTGGGTGGGGCGCGCCGCCGCGCCGCCGAGGACGAGCGTGCGGTGATCGCGGCCGAGCGTCGTGCCCTCGCGCTGGAGCGCCGCATCGGTGCGGCGCGCGCGTGGATCGAGCTCTCGGTGCTGGAGCGCCAGCTCGCGCTCGCGATCGAGGAGCGCGACATCGCGCGAGAGCTCGAAGAGCGGGCGCGACGCGCCGCGGACGTGGGCGTGATCACGGTGCCCGATGCATCGGAGGTGAGCGCGTTCCACGGCGAGACCCAGCTCGCGGCGCTCGCCGCCGAGGGCGCACGGCTCGCGGGTGCGCTCGCGCTCGCGAACGCGATGGCGGCGCCGGCCGAGGAGACGATGCACACGACCGGCGATGCGCCGAGCCCCGAGCTGCCCGGCCACGACGAGCTCGAGGCGCGGCTCTCGGACTTCGAGGGGCTGCCCCGCGTCGAGCGCGCGCGGCTCGCGGCGATCGCGGCGCGCGCCCGTGAGGCGGAGCGCGCGGCCGCGGTCGGCCCGACGATGCAGACCGGGCTGCAGGTCTATCGCGAGTCGCCCGACGGTCTGATGATCTTCGGGCAGCTCTCGTTCGGGATCCCGCTCGTCGATCTCGGCGCACGCGAGCGCTCGCTGGCGCTCGAAGAGGCCGAGCGCGCCGACGCGGCACTCGAGACCGAGGAGCTCGAGGCGCGACGTCGTGCGGTCGAGATCGCGCACGAGGTCGATCACACGCGGCGCGCGGAGCAGACGCTGCGCGACGTGGTCGTGCCCGCGCTCGAGGCGCTGGTGTCGTCGCGCGAGGCGCAGATGCGCGCCGGTGAGACGACGACGATGCTGCTGCTCGACGCGCGGCGGCGCAGCCTCGCGGCGCGCAGTCGGCTCGTGCAGATGGAGGGCGCGCGGCGATGGGCCGAGGTGCGCGCCTGGCTGATGCTCGCGACGCGCGCGCGCGCCGAGCGCGTGGAGGAACGTTGA
- a CDS encoding pseudouridine synthase, producing MRARDVVMASEHVCPGCPRIGVAEETQRAEKRAQVEHALRRFPELERVAIDEVPRAEPPLRYRTRAKLMVQGTSLGLFREGTHDVIDTVECPVLAPVVHDVAARVRALLEDPPREAGAVLRASDRGGALAAVDLREVVDDAGNASVMVTFALDREVSEREARAAADAVRSERVASVAINLRGRGPQVLGAETRVVWGPGELRDRIAPGAPWTFATHGSFVQAHRGVAAAMHDAIVGALGGAQRVIELFAGSGALALRIASSGARVHAIEAFAPAIENAKRAADVQRIAGLSIEVGDASGALMAMASRGERADAIVLDPPRRGVPPELRAAIAALSPSRVIYVACDPDTLARDLAHLARLGLAARRASPFDLMPQSAHVETIAWLEPAAPPRVRVLHEDERLIVIDKDPHEPTTPHPEHPISALARVRALPGAEDAVPVHRLDAGTSGVCLFARRPEHVEVFARALAAGRKRYLALVRGVTHGKGIVRRALREEGRDLPSTTRFTRRAIVGGHSLVRAAPDEGRTHQIRRHLASIGHPLLGDARYGHPPSNRHLWERAALDRPFLHCERIELALEAGPLVLESALPADLALVLERLRS from the coding sequence GTGCGAGCGCGGGACGTGGTGATGGCGAGCGAGCACGTGTGCCCGGGGTGCCCGCGGATCGGCGTGGCGGAGGAGACGCAGCGCGCGGAGAAGCGCGCACAGGTGGAGCACGCGCTGCGTCGCTTCCCCGAGCTCGAGCGCGTGGCGATCGACGAGGTGCCGCGCGCCGAGCCGCCGCTTCGTTATCGCACCCGCGCGAAGCTGATGGTGCAGGGCACGTCGCTCGGGCTCTTCCGCGAGGGCACGCACGACGTGATCGACACCGTCGAGTGTCCGGTGCTCGCGCCGGTGGTGCACGACGTCGCGGCACGGGTGCGCGCGCTGCTCGAAGATCCGCCGCGCGAGGCGGGGGCCGTGCTGCGCGCGAGCGATCGCGGGGGCGCGCTCGCGGCGGTCGATCTGCGCGAGGTGGTGGACGACGCAGGGAATGCGTCGGTGATGGTGACGTTCGCGCTCGATCGCGAGGTGAGCGAGCGCGAGGCGCGCGCGGCGGCGGACGCGGTGCGCAGCGAGCGTGTCGCGTCGGTCGCGATCAACCTGCGGGGGCGGGGTCCGCAGGTGCTCGGCGCGGAGACGCGCGTGGTGTGGGGCCCGGGCGAGCTGCGGGATCGCATCGCGCCCGGCGCGCCGTGGACGTTCGCGACGCACGGATCGTTCGTGCAGGCGCATCGTGGGGTCGCGGCGGCGATGCACGATGCGATCGTCGGCGCGCTCGGCGGTGCGCAGCGCGTGATCGAGCTCTTCGCGGGATCGGGCGCGCTCGCGCTGCGGATCGCGTCGAGCGGGGCGCGCGTGCACGCGATCGAGGCGTTCGCGCCGGCGATCGAGAACGCGAAGCGGGCCGCCGACGTGCAGCGCATCGCCGGGCTGTCGATCGAGGTCGGCGATGCGAGCGGGGCGCTGATGGCGATGGCGTCGCGCGGTGAGCGCGCCGACGCGATCGTGCTCGACCCGCCGCGTCGTGGTGTGCCGCCCGAGCTGCGCGCCGCGATCGCCGCGCTGTCTCCGTCGCGCGTGATCTACGTCGCGTGTGATCCCGACACGCTCGCGCGCGATCTCGCGCACCTCGCGCGGCTGGGGCTCGCCGCGCGTCGGGCGTCGCCCTTCGATCTGATGCCGCAGAGCGCGCACGTGGAGACGATCGCGTGGCTCGAGCCGGCCGCGCCGCCGCGGGTGCGCGTGCTGCACGAGGACGAGCGGCTGATCGTGATCGACAAGGACCCTCACGAGCCGACGACGCCGCACCCCGAGCATCCGATCAGCGCGCTGGCGCGGGTGCGCGCGCTGCCCGGCGCGGAGGACGCGGTGCCGGTGCATCGCCTCGATGCGGGCACGAGCGGCGTGTGTCTGTTCGCGCGCCGTCCCGAGCACGTCGAGGTCTTCGCGCGCGCGCTCGCGGCGGGACGAAAGCGCTACCTCGCGCTCGTGCGCGGCGTGACCCACGGCAAGGGCATCGTGCGGCGCGCGCTGCGCGAGGAAGGGCGCGATCTGCCGTCGACGACGCGCTTCACGCGACGCGCGATCGTCGGGGGTCACTCGCTGGTGCGCGCCGCGCCCGACGAAGGGCGCACCCACCAGATCCGGCGTCATCTCGCGTCGATCGGCCATCCGCTGCTCGGCGACGCGCGCTATGGCCATCCGCCGAGCAATCGCCATCTGTGGGAGCGCGCCGCGCTCGATCGACCGTTCCTGCACTGCGAGCGCATCGAGCTCGCGCTCGAGGCCGGACCGCTCGTGCTCGAGAGCGCGTTGCCCGCCGATCTCGCGCTGGTCCTCGAGCGATTGCGTTCCTGA
- a CDS encoding sensor histidine kinase, translating to MAPGFDVLVIEDNLALAENVAELLEETGAQVRIASTVDDARAKVRERPFDLAIVDVRLHDEVSGIDLVPFLKESSPDGEVILVTGNATLDTAIAAVRHGVFAYVQKPFQPQDLLALAERALGQVRLRKERSELETRAAEAEAMAAMGRLTAALAHEIRNPLNAAMLQLELMERASKKSGDPAVQKGIGDRVRLVKTDLGRLSTLLDEFLGLARPRHFEKRRVDLVALLADVHALQEPVAAYAGVTIALELAPDVPAIDGDEGRIKQVVLNLVTNALDAMRPQGRGTLTIAASRAPDGAAELRIADTGPGIAPELLRDAFRAFVTSGKPRGTGLGLTIVKKLVELHGGTVTLESTPGTGTTAIVTLPAATT from the coding sequence GTGGCCCCGGGCTTCGACGTCCTGGTCATCGAAGACAACCTCGCGCTCGCCGAGAACGTCGCCGAGCTGCTCGAGGAGACCGGCGCGCAGGTGCGCATCGCGTCGACCGTCGACGACGCGCGCGCGAAGGTGCGCGAGCGGCCCTTCGATCTCGCGATCGTCGACGTGCGCCTGCACGACGAGGTGTCGGGCATCGATCTCGTGCCGTTCCTCAAGGAGAGCTCGCCCGACGGCGAAGTGATCCTCGTGACCGGCAACGCGACGCTCGACACCGCGATCGCGGCGGTGCGCCACGGCGTGTTCGCGTACGTGCAGAAGCCCTTCCAGCCGCAGGATCTGCTGGCGCTCGCGGAGCGCGCCCTCGGTCAGGTGCGGCTGCGCAAGGAGCGCAGCGAGCTCGAGACGCGCGCCGCGGAGGCCGAGGCGATGGCCGCGATGGGCCGCCTCACCGCCGCGCTCGCGCACGAGATCCGCAACCCGCTCAACGCCGCGATGCTGCAGCTCGAGCTGATGGAGCGCGCCTCGAAGAAGAGCGGCGATCCCGCGGTGCAGAAGGGGATCGGCGATCGCGTGCGCCTGGTGAAGACCGACCTCGGGCGCCTCTCGACGTTGCTCGACGAGTTCCTCGGCCTCGCGCGCCCGCGCCACTTCGAGAAGCGACGCGTCGATCTCGTCGCGCTGCTCGCGGACGTGCACGCGCTCCAGGAGCCCGTCGCGGCGTATGCGGGCGTGACGATCGCGCTCGAGCTCGCGCCCGACGTGCCGGCGATCGACGGCGACGAGGGCCGCATCAAGCAGGTCGTGCTCAACCTCGTGACGAACGCGCTCGACGCGATGCGCCCTCAGGGCCGCGGAACGCTGACGATCGCCGCATCACGCGCGCCCGACGGCGCGGCCGAGCTGCGCATCGCCGACACCGGCCCGGGCATCGCGCCCGAGCTCCTGCGCGACGCGTTCCGCGCGTTCGTCACGTCGGGCAAGCCGCGCGGCACCGGCCTCGGGCTCACGATCGTGAAGAAGCTCGTCGAGCTCCACGGCGGCACGGTGACCCTCGAGTCGACGCCGGGCACGGGCACGACCGCGATCGTGACCCTCCCCGCCGCGACCACCTGA
- a CDS encoding response regulator, whose product MSRRILIVDDNRELAENLAEILEMEGLEALVMDDPHAVLDAVRELRFDAALLDVRMPGMDGIDLLRRLAEHVPDAVYVLMTAFTKEERLAQRDARVRRVLAKPFGPDVLIATLRDVDLVGAGGA is encoded by the coding sequence ATGAGCCGACGCATCCTCATCGTCGACGACAACCGCGAGCTCGCGGAGAACCTGGCCGAGATCCTCGAGATGGAGGGGCTCGAGGCGCTGGTGATGGACGATCCCCACGCGGTGCTCGACGCCGTGCGCGAGCTGCGCTTCGACGCGGCGCTGCTCGACGTGCGCATGCCCGGGATGGACGGGATCGACCTGCTGCGCCGGCTCGCCGAGCACGTGCCCGACGCGGTCTACGTGCTGATGACGGCGTTCACCAAGGAAGAGCGCCTCGCGCAGCGCGACGCGCGGGTGCGGCGGGTGCTCGCGAAGCCGTTCGGGCCCGACGTGCTGATCGCCACGCTGCGCGACGTCGACCTGGTCGGCGCCGGCGGGGCCTGA
- a CDS encoding universal stress protein — protein sequence MSPNGPIVCATDLSPGGARAVDLAARAAHDLRASLQLVHATDLGGIAERASSPAQRTLIDRVQQRTAFLAEQLEAERTRAAASTPEVGCTLIEGRPWEAIVEHAQRTHAQLIVVGPHGQTGPVEVLRSAAMEWLLGITADRVVRRAPCPVLVAPHTGALPPLASGTFLVALDFEQPSRGALDLALRLAKQLGARVHAVHVVPEVLPALVAATPVGDTSIDHPAHEEAEARVQLTEMIDEARARLDGAPPVASRVVRGDPPVAVSEVAAELGATLIVIGTHGRTGVAHALLGSVAERVLRRARRPVLCVRPAT from the coding sequence ATGAGCCCGAACGGACCGATCGTCTGCGCCACCGATCTCTCGCCCGGCGGCGCACGCGCCGTCGATCTCGCGGCGCGCGCCGCGCACGATCTGCGCGCCTCGCTGCAGCTGGTGCACGCGACCGATCTCGGCGGGATCGCAGAGCGCGCGAGCTCGCCCGCGCAGCGCACGCTGATCGATCGCGTGCAGCAGCGCACCGCGTTCCTCGCCGAGCAGCTCGAGGCGGAGCGCACCCGCGCGGCGGCGAGCACGCCCGAGGTCGGATGCACGCTGATCGAAGGCCGGCCCTGGGAGGCGATCGTCGAGCACGCGCAGCGCACCCACGCGCAGCTGATCGTCGTGGGACCGCACGGGCAGACCGGGCCCGTCGAGGTGCTGCGCTCCGCCGCGATGGAGTGGCTGCTCGGGATCACCGCCGATCGTGTGGTGCGCCGCGCGCCCTGTCCGGTGCTCGTCGCGCCGCACACCGGCGCGTTGCCCCCGCTCGCGTCGGGCACGTTCCTCGTCGCGCTCGACTTCGAGCAGCCCTCGCGTGGTGCGCTCGATCTCGCGCTGCGACTCGCGAAGCAGCTCGGCGCGCGGGTGCACGCCGTCCACGTCGTCCCCGAGGTCCTGCCTGCCCTCGTCGCAGCCACGCCGGTCGGCGACACGTCGATCGATCATCCGGCGCACGAAGAAGCCGAGGCCCGCGTCCAGCTCACCGAGATGATCGACGAGGCCCGCGCCCGCCTCGACGGAGCGCCGCCGGTCGCATCGCGCGTCGTGCGGGGCGATCCGCCGGTCGCGGTGAGCGAGGTCGCCGCGGAGCTCGGCGCGACGCTGATCGTGATCGGCACCCACGGGCGCACCGGTGTCGCGCACGCGCTGCTCGGGAGCGTCGCCGAGCGTGTGCTGCGTCGCGCGCGTCGTCCGGTGCTCTGCGTGCGCCCCGCGACCTGA
- a CDS encoding GNAT family N-acetyltransferase produces MSTDALVVRAATENDLPAMAAMAADLVRFHHALDPARFFLARGVEQGYREWFGRELPRANTILLVATKDDAIVGYAYGRVEGRDWNMLLDKHAALHDVFVSEDARGTGAGERLVRAFCARARALGAPRVVLSTATSNTRAQKVFARCGFRPTMIEMTRECADDDDDQGAADL; encoded by the coding sequence ATGAGCACCGACGCGCTCGTCGTCCGCGCCGCCACCGAGAACGATCTGCCCGCGATGGCGGCGATGGCCGCCGATCTCGTGCGCTTCCATCACGCGCTCGACCCCGCGCGCTTCTTCCTCGCGCGCGGCGTCGAGCAGGGCTACCGCGAGTGGTTCGGCCGCGAGCTCCCGCGCGCCAACACGATCCTCCTCGTCGCGACGAAGGACGATGCGATCGTCGGCTACGCGTACGGCCGCGTCGAGGGCCGCGACTGGAACATGCTGCTCGACAAACACGCGGCGCTGCACGACGTCTTCGTGAGCGAGGACGCGCGCGGCACCGGCGCCGGCGAGCGCCTGGTGCGCGCGTTCTGCGCCCGTGCCCGCGCGCTCGGCGCACCGCGCGTCGTGCTCTCCACCGCGACGTCGAACACGCGTGCCCAGAAGGTCTTCGCGCGCTGCGGGTTCCGTCCGACGATGATCGAGATGACGCGCGAGTGCGCCGACGACGACGACGATCAGGGCGCGGCGGACTTGTAG
- a CDS encoding efflux RND transporter periplasmic adaptor subunit — MIVRRLMVVVVLATTIACGERSEPEPALEPEPEPIAENGGTPSVARWAEVRAAGDRALLEAPARVVAGPGAMARVAAPFSARVLEVRVAPGDSVREGDVLLEASMPEVLDAAAIWVAGGRRLALREARQGELEALREEGLVEQGRVFEQAASLADLSAERARALAILRAAGVSAGRAAGVLSRGSVPIVSPIDGVVSRVDARIGEVRDPAGEPLVEVIGSAPVRIEARLSRVMPEGTTSTFVPAIGAPVPLRDEPDASAIDPADGTRLYWISPRETTTLADGLRGTLEVHVAREGVLQVPAGAIGHDDEGAFVMVRGAAEPVRVRVRVLATDAGIAIVEPIEPGALATGAQVADDPAALLRAPAGDDH, encoded by the coding sequence TTGATCGTTCGTCGGCTGATGGTGGTGGTGGTGCTCGCGACGACGATCGCGTGCGGTGAGCGCAGCGAGCCCGAGCCCGCGCTCGAGCCCGAGCCCGAGCCGATCGCGGAGAACGGTGGGACGCCGAGCGTCGCGCGATGGGCCGAGGTGCGCGCCGCGGGCGATCGCGCGCTGCTCGAGGCGCCGGCGCGCGTGGTCGCGGGGCCGGGCGCGATGGCGCGCGTCGCGGCGCCGTTCTCGGCGCGTGTGCTCGAGGTGCGTGTCGCGCCGGGCGACTCGGTGCGCGAGGGCGACGTGCTGCTCGAGGCGAGCATGCCCGAGGTGCTCGATGCCGCGGCGATCTGGGTCGCGGGCGGGCGTCGTCTCGCGCTGCGCGAGGCGCGTCAGGGCGAGCTCGAGGCGCTGCGCGAGGAAGGGCTCGTCGAGCAGGGCAGGGTGTTCGAGCAGGCGGCGAGCCTCGCGGATCTGAGCGCGGAGCGAGCGCGTGCGCTCGCGATCCTGCGCGCCGCGGGCGTGAGCGCGGGGCGGGCCGCGGGCGTGCTCTCGCGCGGATCGGTGCCGATCGTCTCGCCGATCGACGGTGTGGTGAGCCGCGTCGACGCGCGCATCGGCGAGGTGCGCGATCCCGCGGGCGAGCCGCTCGTCGAGGTGATCGGGAGCGCGCCGGTGCGCATCGAGGCGCGCCTCTCTCGCGTGATGCCCGAGGGAACGACGTCGACCTTCGTGCCCGCGATCGGCGCGCCGGTGCCGCTGCGCGACGAGCCCGACGCGAGCGCGATCGATCCCGCCGACGGGACCCGCCTCTACTGGATCTCGCCGCGCGAGACGACGACGCTCGCCGACGGACTGCGCGGCACGCTCGAGGTGCACGTGGCGCGCGAGGGTGTGCTGCAGGTGCCTGCGGGCGCGATCGGGCACGACGACGAGGGCGCGTTCGTCATGGTGCGCGGCGCGGCGGAGCCCGTGCGGGTGCGCGTGCGCGTGCTCGCGACCGACGCGGGGATCGCGATCGTCGAGCCGATCGAGCCGGGCGCGCTCGCGACGGGGGCCCAGGTCGCCGACGATCCCGCCGCGCTGCTGCGCGCGCCGGCAGGAGACGACCATTGA